The genomic segment CACctcagtggggctggggactgCAGCCTCTTCCACCACTGCCACTGGATCCAGGAGCAGATCTCCAACCGCAGCCTGACCTTTCCCTGGGCTTATTTGTAAATGAAAGGGGTAAAGAAGTGACTGCTGTGCTCACAATGGCGATGGGGAGTGCAGAAAGCTGCCGGGCAGCACAAGGAGTAGTCCTGAGGTTGACTCAGAGAGGGACCGGTTTGCAAGGCACCAGGTTCCTTGGGAAAGGCAAGTTTGGCCACGATGACTGTGGCCTCCTGTCACCTGTGTCCTAGAGAACAGGGCCACATGCATGGTCATGCTATGGACATACCCAGAGCTGCACACACTAGACAACACCTACAAGGTGCAAAACTCCACATGACTGATGTGACTTGTAGGGAAAGTTTTGCCTCATGGATGGTTTCACCTGTGAGGGCTTGAATAGTGCTGCAAAGTGCTTCTGCTTTTACCCGTGTAGAAACAGCCGTCGATGACTCAGAGCATGGAAATAGCTCTGCTGACAGCGAAACAAAGACCCTGGTCTCCTGCCATAGTGTAGAGGCAGTCACTGTGGTTGGAAAAGAGCAGTTCCCAGTTATGCATTCCTGTATACAGAGTGATTGCTCAGAGAAATGAACATTTCTGCAGAACCTTTTTACCTCCTTCAGTCCTTTTGTTTACCTGCGAAGCTACTGGCTGTTGAACACAGAaagtccagaggagagcagCAAGAACAAACAGAGGTACTGCAAATAAGACCTGTGAGGAACgacagaaaaaaatgacttGGTTTAGTCTGGAGGGTGTGGAAGAGATGCATGATAATACCCTTTAAACATGTAAAGGTGCGGTACAGAAGGTAATAAACTATTTTCTGTGTCTGCCAGGAGATGAGAAGTAATAGATTGCAGTAAGAAGGATTTCTTGGTTAGGAAGGTCTCAGAATAGACTGTGCAGGGAGTGGATGAAATCTCCATCACAGGAGCCTTGGAAGAGGTGAGACACCCTGCGATCGGGAGTGGTTTAGCCAGAGGAGTTCCGACTCCCTTCCATTTATTTCCTATGATCTTTTCTTATACTATTCTTATAGTATGATTAAAATACCCCAGAACATCTCTCAGCTCTCACTCATTTTGCATGAAGCCAATTGGAATTTCACACAACGAAGGACTGCAGTGCCAGGCTTGACCTTACAAGTTCCAGACTTAGAGACCTTACAAAGACCAAAGACCCCTATGCTTTAGTAAGACATCTTCGCCACCGTAGCAATCTCATGTTATTGCACTCCCTGAAGCAAGAGACAACTTCAATCATTCTTGCCATGCCAGTTTTGCTATCTTAGCTTTGCTTAACTGGGTACTGCAGGGTTGTCTCGGAGAGTTGAGATCCGCACTTTGAAACCACTAGATTCTTTTATCTAACCTAGGAAAGAGAAATGGGATTTCACATAGCAAAATTGTCAGTAACAAAACTGGaccaaaaatgcagaaatgcattAGCTGGGATCCACTTACACAGCCATCTGCTGAGTTCAACCTTGGAGATTAGCTCCCCGCAACTGAAGCCctaaattattgttttaataatcaTGTCTGAATTCCTGTCTGAAGTCAACTGCCACTGCAGGAAGCAAGTGAAATTTTACTCTGGCCTCATTGGCTGGGTTTGCTATCGCTGTATGTACATTCACCAAGCCCTCAGGTCTGACTGACCCCTCCACAGTTTCCACACGCAGATCTCTTGCTGATTCCTCTTTTGAAGGTTTTTGTTTCTGGTGCTCAAATCTTGGCTGACAGGAATGCAACCGTGCTGTGTGCTGATTGCAGCTGGCAGGTGGATTAGAGCACATTCAGATGGCTGTGAAATGCCTCCGTGAGACAGAAATGGCAGAACAACAGATTATTTCACCGTGAAGAGCCCAGAAACGGATGCAGACAGTCACGTTGAGGAGACAAGCTGAGGAGCATGCAGACATAAAGAACTTTTTGCTTCCACAAGCCCCAAGAGATCTTCCCAGCTCAAAGTTTTGGGGATCTGCTGCCAGTTCCCTTTCTCCTCACCTAAGCTGGTTGATATCTCTGAGGTGCAGGATGTTCTCAAATTCTTCCAAAATATGTGGGAGCGACAGTTGCCAAGTAACAAAAACTCGTCACTCTTTTCCTGAAATACAcaattcctcttttttcttatttgtagaATAGACAGATGAAGCTGTGATTCAGGACACTAGTCCGGGATCAGGATCATTTGGACTTCAGTCTTGCCCCTGGATAAATCTATTGGGTACAGAGTTCAAGATGAGGTGGGGGGATCTGACTGCCCTTGTGGCTCTCAACTTCAAAAACAACACTGGAGATGCATTTCATGATTCACTGAACTGACTCAGTGACCAATGTAATGAGATTTCACTAAGAATACAGAgatgctgcagccagggagaggcAGCCTGATGTTTTATCAAGAGGTGTCCTTCCCCCACACATATTTAAAAGCCCTCATATGGCTAATCGCAAGCAAGGCTGGAACAAAGCTGATAGATCAAACTCCTTCACAGGAATTATGAGCAAAATTCAGCCCATTGTGATACTTGTGGAACTCGAGGAGGTCCACAGAAGAGCAAATAAGATGATCAGGGATGAAGAAGCTGCCTTAGGAGAAGATGTGACTTGAGCTAGGAGAGgagaaagctggagaaggaggacAGCATCAAGATTTACAAAATAAAGAAGGCACTGGCTAACCATGGTTCAGCTGCTGTTCAGCAAGTCCCACAGTACTGGAACCAGAGGGCATTTGCTGAAATTAGTAGGGGATTGGTTTTAGCAGTAAAAGAAAGTGCTTTTTTATACTGCAGAGATTGAACTTCTAGAACTGGCTGCCACAGGAGGCTGTGGAAGCATACAGAAGTGTCAGAGTCACAAAGGGGTTAGACAAAATCACAATACGAAAAGTCTGGATACTAAATGGTCTAGACAGGGATGTCCCCTCTAACATCTCTAATACAACAGTTGTGGCTGCTCCTAGGGGAATGAAAGGAATGAGCCGATAAAGTGATCAAGTTAGCATGCTTTCCCTAAACAGCATCTTTTATTGCCTCGATCCAAGACAGAATACTGGACATGACAAATCCGGATTTGCTGCTATTTCTTATTTGTCTCTAGTTTGATAGAGGctctgttcttcctgcaccatGGCAGAGTTCATTCCCCTTTTCATGTTACTCATCCTGGTCCCAGTAGAGCCAACAATCTACACCACATTCCATAAAGAACCATATCAACCTCCAGATTTCATCCAGAGGCTCATCCTTTCCTGAATTTCTTGAAATCTTGTTCTGTGAcctattttccttcttccttccacaCAGCAGCAAGGAGAAGCACCTTGTAGCTGAGCTGCCTGCACATCCTGAAGACAAACAGTGTCCAAAAGTTTGTGACACATGAGCAGAGCAACATGGTGACAACTCCATGCTTGTGCACTTCAATAAGTTAGTTATAAACAAAGAGGTTTCTCCTCTAATGTTCACAGTCCTTGCTACCGCACTGGAGAGGACTGAACTAATGAAGGTCTCCTCCTGTGAGCTCCATGAGGCATCTGCACTATTCGTTCAGTACTCATTACACTGAGCAGAACATGGaccagaaaaagcattttttttgcTGGCTATAAATCATGAGTGACACTAAGGTATTGCTATTAGCAGCAGAAAAATTCTTTCCTCCCACAACCTCATTCAGCCCCACATACATACAACACTTCTGCAAAGGGTGCTGGGACGTCTggacagaaaattaaacagagGTTATGTTGTCTGAAGATAAATTGGTACCTCACTTGGAGTGTGTGAGTGACTTAGTCTTTTTCTGACTTGTCTTTTACCTTAAAAAACACTGAGACTAGAGATAATGATGAGCTTTAAAAATCTAgccttcttcccctcccaggCCCTCCTGAACAAATCCCTTCTCTGAAATGAGCTCAGAGAGAAGATAAATGTTCTGGCAGTAATATGCAATATTATTTTTGGCACTTGAAGAATCTCCAGCTAGATAAGGAAAAATTGAAAGGAAGACAAAGCTCTGTTTGTTCAAATGTAAGGGACCAAATTCTGCTCACCCATATGAACCCACAATCCTTTCTATTTTCTGGATTATTGCAGTAATTCCTGATTTTCACCAGGTTAGCTGATGCTAACCTTATTTAAAATCCAGCACATTCAGAGACCCTGgtgaaatcacagaataatagaGCCGAAAGACAAAGGCATGCAAAGAAAGTGCCAACTCCACAGCTTCTGCCCAAACAAAGGCTAATTTTGTTTTAGACCATGTTAGCTATAACAATTATAAGATTAACACCTGATATCAAGGGAAATGCTGAGCTGTCTGTGACCTCCTTCAGCAGAATGGCACTCCAGCCATTCTGCTCGTATTAGCATGTGTTAGAAGAACTGCTTCGTTCCTGGTCTAGTATGTATTTCCCTACAGAGCCTTTGTGAAAAGCTCAGAGCAATGTTTCTGCCGATACATTTGTGGGCATATTGAATAAAACATGTGCCATCTGACATTGTTCACTGGGGCTGCTATGGGTAATGGGAGAGGGCACATGTTACTGCAGGCAGAGAGTCACGAGGGGATGGATCTGCTTTTATAGGAGCAGGATGAAGCACGAGCATACACAGGAGTGTGTCACGTCTTTGATTCTAACAGAGCCCTGACCGAAGGACCCAGCTCACCCTGCATTGATCTAAATGCcaggtgtgtatatatagcCCTAAGGCCAGGGAAAAGTAAAAAGCCCAAACCTTTGCTCTCTTTATGTGCATTAGCTTGTTACAGACGTATATGCTTTGGAAATCAAAGGGGAAGGGATTATCAGAGCAAACTAAGTGTCTTAGAGGCAAAATTTCTAGTGCTCAGAGACCCTCCTGTGTCCAAAGCACAACCTTTGCTCTGCAAATTTCAGTGTGCTTCGTCAAGCCTGGAAGTTTGATAAGAGACTCTGGGATCCTTGAGAGCACTTAGAGCAGCCTGTAATAGGGAACAACAGTTATCgatgctgctgtttttaaatgatGATGTTGCCACATCTCAGCTGTTCTTGTATTTGTCTGGCATGTGAGTAATGGTTGCATGGGATAGTTAGAGGCAACCCCACCTGTGGTGTCTATTCAAAGTCAATCATCTGCTAGGGGTCGCTTGGCAATTAAGAACTGTTCAGTGGTACTTTTTATAATACAAGACTCATATGATGTGACCAGAAGGAGTGTCCTAGCATGGGAAATAGGGTGTTTCTCAGGGAATTCAGAACCTCTCTCCTAAAAGCTGTGAAATATCCCTGGGTCAGTTCAGTGAGGCAGCATTTTGAGAAGGCTGGCAGCAAGAGTCAGGAGGAGCGCTAGAGGAAATTCATCTTGTCACCAGGCACAAGACTGTCTTCCAGACCAGCTTGGATGAAACACTTGTTCATTTTTGTCTCCATATTTCTAACTCTGTAATGAAATACCTTATCCCTGTCAGCTGTTGTGCCATTGACACAAGTCATTCCATCCCACGTCAGTAACACCAAGGCCAGCTCTGCGGAGAGGAGCCCGGCTTGGCGGGCATTCACTGGTGCACCTTAGGCAAGGAGCAGGCAGTGGGAAGATGCCTTTGAGTATCTGTAACTGCTAAAGGATCTGCTCTTGACACCAACAGAGCAGGGTCGTACCCTGTCCTGAGCTCTAAATAGTTCAAAAACATTAAATGCTTCTGGTCTTTGGTTTCATGGAACTGATCATGGCAGTAAGGCCATCTTTAGTGGAGTGTTAATATTTGGGGAACCTTCATCTTCAACAGATTTCCATTTTATGGAAACAAATTCATTCCTGTCTTCTATGCAGTCATGACAGTCTATAACGTACTAGTTATTTGCCCAAATCAACCTGTGGGAAGAAGCTTTGCCTCTTTGCTCTCCACCTTCTCTTGTTCTGTTTGGCAGTGGACGCTAGGGCCACCTTCCCTCAACAGAGGCATAGTGGTTTTCCACAGGGACACGTATAGACAACAGAGAGCTGATTTCCCTTCTTGCGGTGGGTGTGGATGGTTGTAACTTTTTACAATGgcaaggaaaaagcagcaagctCCAGGGAGAAAGCCATCAGTGAAGCTGCAGAAGTGCATTAAGTAAAGCAAACAGAACTTTGCTGTTACACTTTAAGTAAATAGTTTCTCCTTCTTGGTTTGCTCTAGCATAAAATTCCCTCTCCCCTATAAATGCCATTGCCAGTATTTATTTGTGAAGAGCTGGGatctattcatttatttatccATATTTAGTTTAAAATTTTGGGCTCAGAATTAAACAGTCATTCATAATGTCGTTATCTGCCTTGCTCCACAGTCAGATACTGTGTGTGGTGTCACAGGACAAAACCTTTGGCAAGGCCCCTAGAAAAGCAATTTAGCTGCTCATCCATCTCAGCTGGCAGTGTGATTGGCTTCCAAGCTCACACTGCTGAATGTGTTATTTTACTCTGGCATATATTATTGAGTGTTAAATCACTTTCTGAAGTGTTTATTAGTAATAGTTGAGTTCTTTCCACTCTTTTAAGCTGCCTTTGAAACATAAACATTTCCTTGTGTCTTGGAGTTTGATGGAAACACAGGAAGAGTTCCTTGGGAGGATGGATTGCAGAAATGACCAGTTCATTAGGTAGGGACAGGATTTACCAGTGCTATGGAGGAGACTATCCTCCTCCTTCTGTCAGGATGAAACAGCAAACTCCCACCGTCACACCATGGCACTTCACTTGGGGAACGTTTACTTGTGTCTTCGTTCTCCCATCATGTCTTGGCCTGTCAGGAAGCAGATGACCCTTTTACTGgaacagtaaaaaaaacagGCTGTGATCTGCAGAATCAGGTGCTGGGGAGGTTATTCGGCATCAGCATGCTCATGCCTCTGAGCGTGGAGCGTGTTCTGCAGACCCTGCCTGGCAGTGATGTCTCTCAGGAAGGAACCAGAGACTTGTGTCTATTTAGGAAAATGAAGCAGGacatcagagaaagaaagaaacagagaatttAAAATCTAGTGTGGCAGCTGGAAACTGAGCTGGAGAACAAGGACCAGAGGCAGGTCaagctggggagaaggcaggACAGCCAGATTTTCAAGTAAGTCCTTTGGCAATTCATCTCTTAAGGACTCCAGATTTGGCAGCCCAGCGCCTGATCCAGGCTGGTGGACTCCGTACTGCAAGTCCTCTTACCTCTTGTCCTTGCTCCAGTGAAGACCTACAAatcaaagtttttattttctttttgtctctaaTGAGGAGGTTTGTTAAGTCTCTTTCCTGCATCTGAGAGTTTCTTTCCAATTTGATGAACACTGACTTTAGAGACAACACCAAAGACGAAATGCTGAGATCACAGTAGCAATCAAGCCTCCTTTGACGGCAGAGCTAAAAATATGCTCCCCAGCTGACACAGCTTTAGGGAGGAGAACATACAGTTTGGTATAAAAGAATACATCTTCCTTTGTCTCCATGTCTTCTTCTGCCAGAGGACACCATATCTGTCTTCTGAACTGAAGCACCCATGTACAGACCCATACTAACTCCAACCCCAGAAAGAGTACATCTTTAAAACCCTCTGAGTGCCTTGGAGAATGGTGTCATTCACAGTTTTGCCTCTCTGGTTGTGCTGGCACCCAGGTTATTGCATGGCAGGAGCCACATCTTAAGGTCTGGAAGAAAACACCTTTGCCAAACCCCTAGGTTCGGTTTCAGTCCTCTTGATCGGCTGCCCcagctctttcctttcctaTCTGCTTCTCTGCCTGCTCTCCTCCTTGCTAAATCCAGGGCACTGGCTCGCAAGCTCCCTGACTAATGGGTGTCCCCAAAGCCTTGCTTTGGCACTTGTAAGGGGAACTGCGGTAAGTAGTGTCACTGCCACCTCCTGGGCTTTCTGAGAACAAGAGCTCGTCCCATGGGTTGCAAATGCAGATTCATGCAAGTGCTTTGCAAGAGATCATGGATTGCCCGGATTCAACCCGCACCAGCCCGCTCCCCTCCCAGGCCTGCAGAGTGATGGCACTAACCAGCCCATATTTGCAGAAGAGAGTAGATCTCCTTCCCCTTGGAGGCATTAGCCTGGGTCATGTAGGAGACCTACAGATGAACAAGCACATACAATAAAGGTTCTGCATTGGTAATGTGCAATATCTCAGGGGGTAAAAGGTTAAGCTACCCACTTTGGCAAATGGAAATAGCAAAAAAGGGCATGTTTTGCTGGCTAAATGAAAGCCTCCTCTGTATGTGATTTTTTCATGCTTCTGCATGTATAACTTGaatgcagagaaaggaaaaattcattTGTTTGGTCTGACAGAAATACACCAGATTTATTGTTTTGAGAAAAACGGGAGTATTTCTATGTGGCTGCAGTGGCTATAATGTTTTGGCGACACAATGTCCCaccaaaaaaaggcatttacCCAAGAATGTCTCTGGGCTCAGTCAGCCTCAGTCCTGGAggtagatgtcccatccctAAACCTCTGTGGGCAGTGGTCCATTGCCAGGAGTCTGTTTGATGCTCCCGTTTAGGGTGTTGGCCCTGAAGATGTACGACCTCCCTCTAACTGAGCCTTCAGTGTGGATGCTTTCTGGCTTGTTCTGGCAACGGAAGAACATAAGGAAACCATTCCGGTAATTCTTGTTCATCCATCCATAGAGCAGGGGGTTGACAAATGTAGAGCACATGGCTCCAACGTGGAAGACAGTATACAGGAGTTTGTAGTCATGGAAGATAAGAACCAGATCAAGATCAATGGCAAGCTGGAATATGTGGAAGGGGAGCCAACAGACTGCAAATACTACAACTACCATCACTAGCATTTTGGTTGTCTTCCTCCTCCGACACTGGCTTTCATTCCTAGAAGTGGGACTGACATGGTTTTTCAGCTTGAACCAGATCCTGGTATAGGCATAACAAATAATTGCAAGAGGAAGAACATACTGCAAGAGGAGCATGGACAGGCTATAGATAGTGGCATCTCTGTTATTAGCAGAGGGCCATTTTTCTGAGCAGACAGCCATTTTGAGGTTGATGGATGGGATTTCCTCATACCGGTACTCTCTGAAGATGGCCAGAGGACCTGCTAGGACAGCTGCTGCTAGCCACATGACAGCTATGATGGTGAAGCTGAGCCTCTTGGAAATCCTGCTGTCCAGGTGGAAAACAATACACCGGTACCTATCCAGGGCAATCACAGTTAGGGTGAGAGTGGACACATGGACGCTCAAAGCTTGAGCATAAGGGACCAGATGACAAAGAACAGCTCCAAACTTCCACTCGTCCAGCAGCGTGTACACTAGGGTGAAAGGCAGACAGAGTGTGTCCACCATCAGATCTGCCAGGGCCAGGTTAGCAATGAAGAAGTTGGTGACAGTCCTCATGGTCTTGTACTTCACTATGATGTAGATGACCAAGGAGTTGCCGATGAACCCCAGCAGAATGATGAGGGAGTAGGCGGCAATCAGAACCACCTGGACCCCCAGGATCTTGGTGCTGTCCATCATAACACTGTGGGACCCAGAGGTATCCTGGCCAGGAGTGACAAAGTCCTTGGTGTGCCAGCCGTGTGGCAGCTTCTCATCTGATGCTGTCTTCTCCACAGTGAGGGTGCTGTTCGCTCCCTCCAATGGCCCCATGCCTGGCCTAAGCCCttctgtgaggaggaggaggaggtctgGAACACAGACACAACAGAAGTGAGAGCACAGGAGACAGCAGAGTATCTGCAAGAACAGAGATTCAAATGGCATGTCCCACACAGCACTTTGGactaaacagcagcagcagtgtcaccctccttccttctcccctaCCCGCCTTTCAGGTCCCTCAGCTTTTCATCCCCAAGGAAAGGTCAGgggaaaatgcagcttttaacAAAAGTTTCTGAGATTATGTTTATTTGAAttgaatggggaaaaaaacctcaacaagCCAGAGCTAGACTGGTAGGTCCTGAAAAGATCTCCTGCTTATGGAGCCCCTTTGCACactgcctctcctgcctcttcAGGCTAGGCTTTGCAAAATAGGGAAGTCGCTTCAAACAAGCCAAAAATTTGGGAGCTTTTGAGGCTGACAGAAGAAATTGATGATGGTGTCAGTCATCTTTGATGAGATTTTCTTGCCTACAAAAATGCCCTGAGTCCAAACTCCTTAAGAActaggaaaggagaaaaacaacaagACACTCTCAAATTCAAGGTGGTGatctccacctcctcctcatAACAATTTATTTCCAGATTGTgcaccagatttttttcagtttcttatttCTCACCTCTCCAGGTCAAAATATCTGTCACCCTGTCTCCACATGAGCCTCCACCACTGCTCCTGTTAGTGATGCTACCACGCAATTCAACCCAGTGTGACCAGTACCCCCTGCCCCCGACCCCTAGTAACGTCGTTGGCATAACTAATGCCATTTTATGGGGCAAGCAGCTATTCTCTCTGACTGAGTAGGTCACATATTGGTTCCCTTTCCCTCATGATCAGGCCCTGAAGGTCCTGTGAACCAAGCAGACAAACCAAGCAGTtatcttcttcccctccctgtcAGACTCAAGGTTCCTGGGTGCCAGGCCAGTTGCTGCCTTCCTTGCTGACCTTGAAGGTCGCAGGCACCTGGCCAGTCAGGTGTTGTTGATGACTCCGTTGCAGAACAGGGAAGCATAACAGCACACAAGCATTGTCCATAAAATCAAGCAGTTACAAGTCCTAAGAGGGAACTGCTGGACAGTGTGACCCGTGACCCTCCATGGCCAGGGACAACCCCACCACCCTCTGCTTCCTCCGAGGGCTAAGTGCGTGGCTCATCTTCTCTTATATTATTTTCAAGTCTCGATCATGATTGTTATATTGATACAGCAAACCATGTATTAGGATTTGACCTGATCTGCAGAGGATACAGGTGATAATTTATAAGTTAAGTTGTATTATAAATTCTGTATTACTTAGGTGATTAGAAATCACAAGTTGTATTATAAATCCTCTGTTACGCTACTTGTAGATTGCACTACATAGATTCTGCTTGTAGAAATCCTGTGCGTTCCAATCATAAATTCTGTGCTGTACTAATCATAATATCCTGCTAAGGAAATAAAGCTTTAATTGTAACCACGATTTAGTGCTGTCATCATTCTGCCAAGGACCCCTAAAAGAACCTGTCTGCCCCCTCAGTGTCAGTGACACCGTCGGGTTTGCCGAGGAGGGAGCTCCCGCAGGGACGTTCATGTGCAGGGGGCAAACAGCTGAAGCTGTGAACAAGCCTCCCGTTGAGATGTTGCTGAGTGTCCAGGCACAAAGACACTCGAGAGCCA from the Phalacrocorax aristotelis chromosome 8, bGulAri2.1, whole genome shotgun sequence genome contains:
- the LOC142060769 gene encoding neuropeptide Y receptor type 2-like is translated as MGPLEGANSTLTVEKTASDEKLPHGWHTKDFVTPGQDTSGSHSVMMDSTKILGVQVVLIAAYSLIILLGFIGNSLVIYIIVKYKTMRTVTNFFIANLALADLMVDTLCLPFTLVYTLLDEWKFGAVLCHLVPYAQALSVHVSTLTLTVIALDRYRCIVFHLDSRISKRLSFTIIAVMWLAAAVLAGPLAIFREYRYEEIPSINLKMAVCSEKWPSANNRDATIYSLSMLLLQYVLPLAIICYAYTRIWFKLKNHVSPTSRNESQCRRRKTTKMLVMVVVVFAVCWLPFHIFQLAIDLDLVLIFHDYKLLYTVFHVGAMCSTFVNPLLYGWMNKNYRNGFLMFFRCQNKPESIHTEGSVRGRSYIFRANTLNGSIKQTPGNGPLPTEV